One Lutzomyia longipalpis isolate SR_M1_2022 chromosome 4, ASM2433408v1 DNA segment encodes these proteins:
- the LOC129794598 gene encoding 40S ribosomal protein S7 has product MIGNKVIKPGGSEPDEFEKSIGQALLELEANPELKPQLRDLHITRAREIDCDSKKAIVVYIPMPKQKAFQKIQTRLVRELEKKFSGKQVVFIGERKILPKPQRKARNPLKQKRPRSRTLTAVYDAILEDLVFPAEIVGKRVRVKLDGSQLIKVHLDKNQQTTIEHKVDTFTSVYKKLTGRDVTFEFPEPYL; this is encoded by the exons ATGATCGGAAATAAGGTTATCAAGCCCGGCGGGAGTGAACCcgatgaatttgaaaagtccATCGGACAGGCTCTCCTTGAATTGGAGGCGAATCCCGAGTTGAAGCCACAGCTGAGGGATTTGCACATAACGCGTGCCCGTGAAATTGATTGCGACAGCAAGAAG GCTATTGTCGTGTACATCCCAATGCCCAAGCAAAAGGCTTTCCAGAAAATCCAAACGCGTCTGGTGCGTGAATTGGAGAAGAAGTTCTCCGGGAAGCAAGTGGTATTCATTGGGGAACGCAAAATCCTCCCTAAGCCCCAACGTAAAGCAAGAAATCCCCTTAAACAAAAGCGACCACGTTCCCGGACACTCACGGCCGTCTACGATGCCATCCTCGAGGATCTCGTCTTTCCGGCTGAAATTGTGGGTAAACGAGTTCGCGTTAAGTTGGATGGGTCTCAGCTCATTAAGGTGCATCTAGATAAAAATCAGCAGACCACCATTGAGCACAAG GTTGATACATTCACATCCGTGTACAAGAAGCTGACTGGTCGGGATGTGACCTTTGAGTTCCCGGAACCGTATTTGTAA
- the LOC129794591 gene encoding zinc finger protein 182, translating to MRNNLRFLTLKQRIFLVKAFYKNDSDVNWVKNNYILEYGSFDEVPTDSLIFEVINLFEETGSVREIPHLIYEKQEQEIDLINETTDTDLLTNVKIEDNDITPEDQYSIEILDYNENDEQDDVIGDVRKQSPRTRRKIVKNEATGAHQRATTKEVVEVVVLAQNEKEVKDPPCDNKNTLICDICKIKCKSKQGMQLHMAVHTEKGQTSCKYCQEVIPTKYQLRLHMKEHHRDMMKKEKRERATIPCTFCQKSFSQPNQLRQHQMMHSDRKDIICDVCGKAFKRKNTLKQHMNVHTGEKPFKCQFPDCERAFRDRNSLIIHKRCHTDERPFPCEYCGKCFRDKGTLRIHYRQHTGENPYKCELCGKTTKQRQNLQSHMKHFHRINTNKN from the exons ATGCGaaataatttaagatttttaaccCTAAAACAGAGAATATTTCTTGTAAAAGCCTTCTATAAAAATGATAGTGATGTTAATTgggtaaaaaataattatatactGGAATACGGATCATTTGATGAGGTACCAACGGATTCCCTGATATTTGAggttataaatttatttgaggaaACAGGAAGTGTTagagaaattcctcatttaATCTATGAAAAGCAAGAACAG gaaaTTGATCTCATTAATGAGACTACGGACACTGATTTGTTAACTAATGTTAAAATTGAAGACAATGATATAACACCTGAAGATCAGTATTCCATTGAGATCTTGGATTACAATGAAAATGACGAGCAGGATGATGTTATTGGGGATGTTAGGAAACAATCACCTAGAACACGAAGGAAGATTGTCAAGAATGAAGCAACAGGTGCCCATCAGAGAGCTACCACCAAGGAGGTAGTTGAGGTGGTGGTATTAgcacaaaatgaaaaggaagtAAAGGACCCGCCGTGCGATAACAAGAATACACTAATCTGTGATATTTGTAAGATAAAATGCAAATCAAAACAAGGAATGCAACTTCATATGGCCGTCCATACGGAAAAAGGACAAACATCCTGCAAGTATTGCCAAGAAGTAATTCCCACAAAGTACCAACTTCGGTTGCATATGAAAGAACACCATCGTGATATGATGAAGAAGGAGAAACGAGAAAGAGCCACAATACCATGTACATTCTGCCAGAAAAGCTTCTCACAGCCAAATCAGCTGCGGCAGCATCAGATGATGCATTCAGACCGGAAGGATATAATATGCGATGTATGCGGGAAGGCATTCAAGAGGAAGAATACACTGAAGCAACATATGAACGTTCACACGGGAGAAAAGCCCTTCAAGTGCCAATTTCCGGACTGCGAGAGAGCCTTCAGGGATCGAAATTCCTTAATAATCCACAAGAGATGCCACACAGATGAAAGACCCTTCCCATGTGAATACTGTGGGAAATGTTTCAGAGATAAGGGTACACTAAGG ATCCACTACCGGCAGCACACTGGAGAGAATCCGTATAAATGCGAATTATGTGGGAAGACAACAAAACAGCGACAGAATCTTCAGAGCCACATGAAACACTTTCATCGTattaatacaaataaaaactaa
- the LOC129794415 gene encoding zinc finger protein 420-like: MREYLGLYPLKERIFFVKTFYKNDNDVNSVKTNYLLEFGEIEDIPSDQIINDVISLFEKTGNISDVPLEDVNASSVKTELADGARVENEIFLDTIKVEEPNWLDLVDPFRALDSSDGRRSRKQKLVTKIEDIVFEPEFKAQTKSKEIETKEEPHDEAEEADDDAEMDVDDPNDSDFDEEDHLADDVDYKPPYTNTKKKSGATEKIIPRPRLCRFCHKMIPSRYQLRRHVKAVHANDKPLPVPRVYKNPTPCKFCGMVFSGKHRRRLHYREVHPEEFARSKEMHKAQKTAEESQQTQDDEQQVATTVEQDTTQQKISNKKITAEDVIRESRQGAKEKDLPQYQCKFCKKMIPSKYQLRRHVKEVHANDEPEYENPIICKFCCRVFPNINQRRNHVRVDHPEEHSKIVKGFTKTPIEDRTCSYCGRICAKRSALDIHVKVMHTHESLAVCEYCGRGFATLTHLRRHITVHTGERPFKCDYKDCGQSFREKTSFIVHQRRHTGEKPYQCEICGKSFKDQSTRKIHYRQHTGENPYSCELCGKTTKQKQNLKSHMKHFHKINNWDGKSTKGLKHAGFVLTLHECIISIKIIKELLGGKMRNNLNLYTLNERIFLVKTFYRNDSDVKCVKRNFIQEYGVLDDAPADSVIFEIVNLFEETGSVKEIPDYVVTKVEKEASDMDVESGEAFLANIKVEQTQEYDENEEAEENLHENASVETKGFCIYFPSEGKGEKDSGNSLKERRQRARRKPPPVKVPLKPSDYTIADGQMACSRCNQKYATKKGLRLHLSRHLQQDPDTCTYCSETFLSTIQYRNHLREKHGDDVKISEKKIKGKCEKAPKSQKLPIACEFCPKTFTLGSLYRKHLVSHSDKRDYICDTCGKAFKKLAPLIRHIKIHTGERPYKCTFPDCDRAYRDMNSLKLHGLCHTDEKPFSCEHCGKCFRDRSYLKIHYRSHTGESPYKCEICGKETKQKQNLKSHMKHFHKINETSN; the protein is encoded by the exons ATGAGAGAATATTTGGGCTTGTATCCCTTGAAGGAGAGAATATTCTTCGTGAAGACATTCTACAAGAACGACAACGATGTGAACAGCGTGAAAACGAACTATTTGTTGGAATTTGGAGAGATTGAAGACATCCCAAGTGATCAAATTATAAACGATGTTATAAGTTTGTTCGAGAAAACAGGGAACATCAGTGATGTTCCATTGGAAGACGTGAATGCTTCTTCCGTCAAGACAGAATTg gcTGATGGTGCTAGGGTggagaatgaaattttcttggatACCATTAAAGTTGAGGAACCAAATTGGTTGGATTTGGTTGATCCATTTCGCGCGCTTGACAGCAGTGATGGTCGTAGGAGTCGAAAACAGAAACTTGTGACAAAAATTGAGGATATTGTCTTTGAACCTGAATTTAAAGCACAaacaaaaagtaaagaaattgAGACAAAAGAAGAACCTCATGATGAGGCAGAAGAAGCAGATGATGATGCGGAAATGGACGTTGATGATCCCAATGATTCTGATTTCGACGAGGAAGACCATCTGGCTGATGATGTGGACTACAAACCGCCGTATacaaataccaaaaaaaaatccggtGCAACAGAGAAGATAATACCTCGACCGAGACTTTGTAGGTTCTGCCATAAGATGATCCCTTCGCGATACCAACTACGACGTCACGTTAAGGCTGTTCATGCAAATGATAAACCCCTACCCGTGCCGAGGGTCTACAAGAATCCAACACCCTGTAAATTCTGCGGGATGGTTTTTAGTGGGAAACACCGTCGAAGGCTGCACTACAGAGAAGTCCATCCGGAGGAATTTGCTCGAAGTAAGGAAATGCACAAAGCACAGAAAACCGCTGAAGAATCGCAGCAAACACAGGATGATGAACAGCAAGTGGCAACGACGGTAGAACAGGATACAACACAgcagaaaatatcaaataagaAGATTACCGCGGAGGATGTTATTAGAGAATCCAGACAAGGGGCAAAAGAAAAGGATTTACCACAATATCAATgtaaattctgcaaaaaaatgattccCTCAAAGTACCAATTGCGACGGCATGTGAAAGAGGTTCATGCAAATGATGAGCCTGAGTATGAGAATCCAATAATATGCAAATTCTGCTGCCGTGTATTCCCGAATATTAATCAACGACGCAACCACGTGAGGGTAGATCATCCCGAGGAACACAGTAAGATTGTAAAGGGATTCACGAAAACCCCAATTGAGGATCGAACGTGCTCCTACTGTGGGAGAATATGCGCCAAAAGGAGTGCCCTCGATATTCACGTGAAGGTGATGCATACGCACGAGAGTTTAGCCGTTTGTGAGTACTGTGGAAGGGGATTTGCAACATTAACTCACCTACGGAGGCATATTACCGTGCACACGGGTGAAAGACCCTTTAAATGTGACTACAAGGACTGTGGTCAAAGTTTCCGCGAGAAGACTAGCTTCATTGTGCACCAAAGAAGGCACACGGGGGAGAAACCGTATCAATGTGAGATTTGTGggaaaagctttaaagatCAATCAACAagaaag aTTCATTACCGACAACATACAGGTGAGAATCCCTACTCCTGTGAACTCTGCGGGAAAACTACGAAGCAAAAGCAAAATCTCAAGAGTCACATGAAGCACTTCCACAAGATCAACAATTGGGATGGTAAATCTACTAAAGGAttaaag CATGCTGGGTTTGTTTTGACACTTCATGAATGTattatttctattaaaataattaaggaattATTGGGGGGGAAAATGCGAAATAATCTAAATCTCTACACGCTGAACGAAAGAATATTCCTCGTGAAGACCTTCTATAGGAATGACAGTGATGTTAAATGTgttaaaaggaatttcatcCAGGAATACGGAGTACTGGATGATGCTCCTGCAGACAGTGTCATAtttgaaattgtaaatttatttgaggaaACAGGAAGTGTGAAGGAAATCCCTGATTATGTGGTTACAAAAGTTGAGAag GAAGCATCTGATATGGATGTTGAGTCCGGCGAAGCATTCCTTGCAAACATAAAAGTTGAACAGACCCAAGAATATGATGAAAATGAGGAAGCTGAAGAGAATCTCCATGAGAATGCCTCAGTAGAGACCAAAGGGTTCTGCATATACTTCCCATCAGAGGGCAAAGGTGAAAAGGATTCAGGGAATTCGCTAAAGGAGCGAAGGCAACGTGCTAGGAGGAAACCACCACCCGTTAAAGTTCCACTAAAACCCTCAGATTATACAATTGCAGATGGACAAATGGCCTGTAGTCGGTGCAATCAGAAGTATGCAACAAAGAAAGGTTTACGTCTTCATCTTTCGCGACATTTGCAACAGGACCCAGATACATGCACGTACTGTTCTGAGACCTTCTTGTCAACCATCCAGTATCGCAATCATTTGCGTGAGAAGCATGGGGATGATGTGAAAATATCCGAGAAGAAGATTAAGGGGAAATGTGAGAAGGCGCCTAAATCACAGAAACTTCCAATTGCTTGTGAATTTTGTCCTAAAACCTTCACATTGGGTAGCCTATACCGGAAACACTTGGTGAGTCATTCTGATAAGCGCGACTACATTTGCGACACCTGCGGGAAGGCATTCAAGAAGTTGGCACCACTAATTAGGCACATAAAAATCCACACCGGTGAAAGACCCTACAAATGTACCTTTCCTGACTGCGATAGAGCCTACAGAGATATGAATTCCCTCAAACTCCACGGATTATGCCACACAGATGAGAAGCCCTTCTCCTGTGAGCACTGTGGGAAATGCTTCCGGGATAGGTCATACCTCAAG atCCACTACCGATCACACACAGGTGAGAGTCCATACAAATGCGAAATCTGTGGGAAGGAAACGAAGCAGAAGCAAAATCTCAAGAGTCACATGAagcattttcataaaattaatgaaaccTCTAATTAA
- the LOC129794576 gene encoding protein O-mannosyltransferase 1: protein MDGEVKKRKSRDRRTKSVDVSEESERVQCEKATEPMENCPDLKNAATATNHFTISIELDLVAWTLFLVAFLTRTFRLSQPRDVVFDELHYGKYVSLYMKNTFFFDQHPPLGKQIIAAMASTVNYDGNYTFSKIGAPYTENVPIFWLRFIPALCGSLLSPLMYKLLLALDLNRWTALLGGILVIFDNALLTQSRFILMEPILLFFLTLGLVFLVKFHSTQLYSPLWFTYATAAAVAFTCAVAVKYAGFYSCCLAAISILRNIWKRLRDKNVSDWQLIVQTFTIAVIFTAIPATVYTGIFYVHLRTLHKAGPHDSVMTSAFQASLDGGLASIINKQPIVISHGSQVTIKPTFGRPCWLHSHPHTYPIKYPDKRGSSHQQQVTAYSWKDVNNWWIVKRPTKNDLVVGDEPDPIKHGDEIHLVHGLTARALNSHDVAAPVTPQAQEVSCYIDYNISMPGQLLWRVEIVNRDEEGDIWKAITSHVRLIHVSTGTALRLSGRQLPDWGFNQHEVVSDRVVIQPSTVWNVEEHRYTKTDDQKERERELVNREMIPLTRTNPSFLRKFTELQMKMLWYSDGLQANSHMYGSTPLEWLFLDKGIAYWVDSQSNGQIHLLGNIAIWYAGTFAVVTYLALLAFYLLRRRRLCFDLPDGDWEKFQMSGELLLGGYLINYLPFFFTERALFLHNYFPALIFKILLLCFIIEHLYILLKLFAKHSIFLHLARLVVFVWIGAVFYIFRKFAVLSYGAAKLSADDVINLRWKDTWDFILHKRTPPV, encoded by the exons ATGGATGGTGAGGTGAAGAAGCGCAAAAGTCGGGATAGGAGGACAAAAAGTGTCGATGTGAGTGAAGAAAGTGAAAGAGTTCAATGCGAGAAAGCGACGGAACCCATGGAAAATTGCCCGGATCTCAAAAATGCCGCAACAGCCACTAACCACTTTacaatttccattgaattggATCTCGTGGCATGGACACTCTTCCTCGTGGCATTCCTCACGCGGACATTCAGATTATCTCAACCGCGAGATGTTGTCTTTGATGAGCTCCACTATGGGAAATATGTGTCACTCTACATGAAGAATACTTTCTTCTTTGACCAACATCCACCCCTTGGGAAGCAGATCATTGCTGCCATGGCGTCCACTGTAAATTACGATGGGAACTATACATTTTCCAAGATTGGAGCACCCTACACTGAG AATGTACCAATTTTCTGGCTACGCTTTATTCCAGCTCTCTGCGGTAGTCTCCTTTCGCCATTAATGTACAAACTCCTCCTTGCACTTGACCTCAATCGCTGGACAGCTCTACTTGGAGGCATCCTTGTGATTTTCGATAATGCCCTCCTTACGCAATcacgttttattttaatggaaCCCATTCTGCTGTTCTTCCTAACATTGGGTCTAGTCTTCCTTGTGAAATTCCACAGTACGCAACTTTATTCCCCACTGTGGTTTACTTATGcaactgctgctgctgttgcatTTACCTGTGCCGTAGCTGTTAAATACGCTGGTTTCTACTCATGCTGCCTCGCTGCAATATCCATTCTACGGAATATATGGAAACGTCTTCGtgataaaaatgtatccgATTGGCAGCTAATCGTTCAAACTTTTACCATTGCAGTGATCTTCACCGCTATACCGGCAACAGTTTACACgggaatattttatgtacacCTACGTACTCTACATAAGGCTGGACCACATGATTCCGTCATGACAAGTGCCTTCCAAGCTTCACTCGATGGTGGTTTAGCTTCCATCATCAATAAGCAACCAATTGTTATAAGTCATGGTTCACAGGTTACAATAAAGCCAACATTTGGACGTCCCTGTTGGTTGCATTCACATCCACACACGTACCCTATAAAATATCCCGATAAGCGTGGCTCATCGCATCAGCAACAAGTAACAGCATACTCGTGGAAAGATGTTAATAACTGGTGGATTGTAAAGAGACCAACAAAGAATGATTTGGTGGTTGGTGATGAACCAGATCCCATTAAGCATGGTGATGAGATTCATTTGGTACATGGTCTCACGGCTAGAGCACTCAATAGTCACGATGTAGCAGCACCGGTAACACCGCAGGCACAAGAAGTTTCCTGCTACATTGACTACAACATCTCCATGCCAGGGCAGCTCTTGTGGCGTGTTGAAATTGTCAATCGTGACGAAGAAGGTGACATCTGGAAGGCAATTACATCTCATGTGCGTCTCATTCACGTTAGCACGGGTACGGCTCTTCGTCTATCGGGGCGTCAACTACCAGATTGGGGCTTTAATCAACACGAAGTTGTATCGGATCGCGTTGTCATTCAACCAAGTACAGTGTGGAATGTTGAAGAGCATCGCTACACAAAAACTGATGATCAGAAGGAACGCGAAAGGGAATTAGTGAATCGCGAAATGATTCCCCTAACACGAACTAATCCCTCATTCTTGCGCAAATTCACCGAGTTGCAAATGAAGATGCTGTGGTACAGTGATGGTTTACAGGCAAACAGTCACATGTACGGATCAACACCACTTGAATGGCTCTTCCTCGACAAGGGTATTGCGTACTGGGTTGATAGTCAGTCCAATGGTCAGATTCATCTTCTTGGCAATATTGCCATTTGGTACGCGGGAACTTTTGCTGTTGTCACCTACCTGGCACTTCTTGCATTTTATCTTCTTCGACGACGAAGATTGTGCTTCGATTTACCCGATGGAGATTGGGAGAAATTCCAAATGTCCGGAGAACTTCTTCTTGGTGGTTACCTCATAAACTACTTGCCATTCTTCTTCACCGAACGAGCACTCTTTCTGCACAACTACTTCCCAGCTTTAATCTTCAAAATTCTCCTTCTTTGCTTCATCATTGAGCACCTGTACATTTTACTGAAGCTCTTTGCAAAGCACTCCATCTTCCTGCATCTAGCACGATTGGTTGTCTTTGTGTGGATCGGTGcagttttttatattttccggAAGTTTGCTGTGTTGAGCTATGGAGCAGCCAAATTGAGTGCTGATGATGTGATAAATCTCCGATGGAAGGATACGTGGGATTTTATATTGCACAAAAGAACTCCTCCTGTTTAG
- the LOC129794414 gene encoding zinc finger protein 624-like, which translates to MFFMGNCDVNRVKNEYVRKFSHLNRTPTDSLIFQAVNLFKETGSVREVPEETPESALEDLLEEEDLIENPDECNSVNSVLSLEIKEEKDSFDDLHEEENTDEKHDGGFSVFFPEKMTNLVKDEENPEMRKKRIRMKPKKPLRDVKDSDYRESESLFACNKCGKKYLTREALMVHLSCHLTNAPRECRCRFCFENFPTQFHLRDHIKKLHSDEIKKEEEERLTAKPVQVWQCKFCSKTFTLRSSYRKHLEIHTMGKDRICDVCGKGFRQMSNLKEHLKIHSDEKMYKCTFADCNRAYKQKTALKFHLKCHSDDKPFPCEYCGKHFKDKSYLKTYSTPQEP; encoded by the exons ATGTTCTTCATGGGTAACTGTGATGTTAATCGGGTGAAAAATGAATATGTCCGGAAGTTCAGCCATCTAAACAGGACTCCCACAGATTCCCTGATTTTTCAAGCTGTGAATTTGTTTAAGGAAACAGGAAGCGTCCGTGAAGTCCCAGAAGAAACTCCTGAATCCGCtcttgag GATTTATTAGAAGAAGAggatttgattgaaaatccAGATGAATGTAATTCCGTCAATTCAGTCCTGTcacttgaaataaaagaagaaaaggattCATTTGATGATCTTCACGAGGAAGAAAATACAGATGAGAAGCATGATGGAGGATTCTCTGTCTTTTTCCCCgaaaaaatgacaaatttaGTAAAGGATGAAGAAAATCCGGAGATGCGCAAAAAGAGAATTCGGATGAAGCCAAAGAAACCCTTGAGGGATGTAAAGGATTCGGACTACAGAGAAAGTGAGAGTCTCTTTGCGTGCAACAAATGTGGCAAAAAGTACCTGACAAGAGAAGCCCTAATGGTGCATTTGTCGTGTCATTTGACAAATGCTCCCCGGGAGTGTAGGTGTCGTTTCTGCTTTGAGAATTTCCCAACACAATTCCATCTGCGTGATCATATAAAAAAGCTACACAGTGATGAAATTAAGAAGGAGGAAGAAGAGAGGTTGACGGCAAAACCCGTGCAGGTGTGGCAATGTAAATTTTGTTCAAAGACATTCACGTTGCGATCATCATACCGGAAGCACCTGGAGATACATACCATGGGAAAAGATCGCATTTGTGACGTGTGCGGGAAGGGCTTCCGCCAAATGTCGAACCTGAAGGAACACCTGAAAATTCACAGTGatgaaaaaatgtacaaatgcACCTTCGCAGATTGCAACAGGGCATACAAGCAGAAGACAGCTCTTAAGTTCCACCTGAAATGCCATTCAGATGATAAACCCTTTCCCTGTGAGTACTGCGGGAAGCATTTTAAGGATAAATCCTATCTGAAG ACCTATTCAACCCCTCAAGAACCCTGA
- the LOC129794592 gene encoding zinc finger protein 253-like yields the protein MRDFLGLYSLNERIFFVKTFYKNDSDVNCVKTNYLLEFGEIKDIPSDQIIYDAISLFEKTGNISEVPEFLIKNFKCDENSSNHHLEEDSDLLANIKVEVVEEDTNEEDPFNTLDSNETTSQIKIESNEHGEDAEEAPMSDVKEEVFELKFKKPTRNKKKKKVADVDNATTDELPKNPKTCTHCKLILPSKYKLRIHVRTEHAEELKKAKERKANKAPRKCPYCPKEWKGKRSYERHIAMHTDKKEAICDVCGKGFRTAFSMSKHMLIHTGEKPYKCDYPKCERVFRNQNCLSIHKRCHTGERPYACEYCGKGFTDKSTLRVHYRQHTGESPYKCELCGKTTKQKQNLKSHMKHIHNMD from the exons atgagagatttcTTGGGTTTATATTCACTAAACGAGAGAATATTCTTCGTAAAGACATTCTACAAGAACGACAGTGATGTTAATTGCGTGAAAACAAACTATTTGTTGGAATTCGGTGAAATTAAGGACATCCCGAGTGATCAAATTATATACGATGCAATAAGCTTGTTCGAAAAAACAGGGAACATCAGCGAAGTTCCCGAATTTCTCATCAAGAACTTCAAATGTGATGag aATTCAAGCAACCATCACCTTGAGGAAGATTCGGATTTACTGGCAAATATAAAAGTGGAGGTTGTTGAAGAAGATACCAACGAAGAAGATCCCTTTAACACGTTAGACAGCAATGAAACTACgtcacaaattaaaattgagagTAATGAACACGGAGAAGATGCAGAAGAAGCGCCAATGTCCGATGTTAAAGAGGAAGTCTTTGAGTTGAAATTCAAGAAGCCAACAaggaataagaaaaagaagaaggttGCTGATGTTGACAATGCTACAACAGATGAACTgccaaaaaatcccaaaacatGCACACACTGCAAACTTATTCTCCCATCAAAGTACAAACTCCGCATTCACGTGAGGACAGAGCATGCGGAAGAACTCAAAAAGGCCAAGGAAAGAAAGGCAAATAAAGCTCCGCGAAAGTGTCCGTACTGCCCGAAAGAGTGGAAAGGAAAGAGATCCTATGAGCGACATATTGCAATGCATACAGACAAAAAGGAAGCAATTTGTGATGTATGCGGAAAGGGTTTTAGGACAGCGTTCAGTATGTCAAAGCACATGCTAATTCATACAGGTGAAAAGCCGTATAAATGCGACTATCCAAAATGTGAGCGAGTCTTTAGGAATCAAAATTGTCTGAGTATCCACAAAAGGTGTCACACAGGTGAAAGACCCTATGCCTGTGAATACTGTGGAAAGGGTTTCACCGATAAAAGTACATTGAGG gttcATTATCGGCAGCATACTGGTGAAAGTCCGTATAAATGTGAATTATGCGGCAAGACGACGAAACAAAAGCAAAATCTCAAGAGTCACATGAAGCACATTCATAATATGGAttaa